A region of Sugiyamaella lignohabitans strain CBS 10342 chromosome A, complete sequence DNA encodes the following proteins:
- the MSB2 gene encoding Msb2p (Mucin family member involved in signaling; functions in the Cdc42p- and MAP kinase-dependent filamentous growth signaling pathway; is processed into secreted and cell-associated forms by the aspartyl protease, Yps1p; also functions as an osmosensor in parallel to the Sho1p-mediated pathway; potential Cdc28p substrate; GO_component: GO:0016021 - integral component of membrane [Evidence IEA]; GO_component: GO:0005887 - integral component of plasma membrane [Evidence IMP,ISS] [PMID 12052881]; GO_component: GO:0016020 - membrane [Evidence IEA]; GO_component: GO:0005886 - plasma membrane [Evidence IEA,IEA]; GO_component: GO:0030427 - site of polarized growth [Evidence IDA] [PMID 15256499]; GO_function: GO:0005034 - osmosensor activity [Evidence IMP] [PMID 12052881]; GO_process: GO:0030010 - establishment of cell polarity [Evidence IMP] [PMID 19439450]; GO_process: GO:0030010 - establishment of cell polarity [Evidence IGI] [PMID 2690082]; GO_process: GO:0006972 - hyperosmotic response [Evidence IGI] [PMID 17627274]; GO_process: GO:0007232 - osmosensory signaling pathway via Sho1 osmosensor [Evidence IGI] [PMID 17627274]; GO_process: GO:0006970 - response to osmotic stress [Evidence IMP] [PMID 12052881]; GO_process: GO:0001402 - signal transduction involved in filamentous growth [Evidence IEP,IGI,IMP] [PMID 15256499]) — protein MKTTPLTAVWSLALLLSVQETDAFKFPGAAGSLRKSNPNNIKHIYSAENSHGRPRHYLPKQVKRQIVTANVSTPAVSSSSSSSSSSSSASESEWFSSGIPEYATSLASSDDLSSAQTSVQTSAAFSSSPSSAFVPPVSSSSSSSSSSTSSTTSSFPQVAAAGPSSSSIGSDAVDSSTDGASPSSSAEPLVPETTISNTPVVIITKTTTATDSPPEASSSAVAADQDTTSSSSSASTDNFELASSSPLVFESTSSLGGLSSDAGFLTTITSGSLSGDVLTTTSDLSKRESSSSSLLGDLTNSLSASTTPSSPDSSIFSDLESAFSGLLSQFSSMQPVSFTTTPSITAGKYSHTLSPCASGGWGCAPDPTAPLATLESFRPRSQPSPAKQEQRAPTSAPPVAAPATTSSTETDDVAPVAPAPSEGAGTTTSTTFGPLVTPTSTAADVAAPPPPVDTTSSTSDNNDAAPPVVAPATTSSTTTTADAATSGDDVAVPPVPTTSSTTGDGDAVAPVVVAPTTSSSTPVVVVPTTSSTPAPAPAAAGAGDDGDVSTSTPLAAVAPTTSSTPGTDNAGTPVAPPLIPTTSGTWAPLTTASTTTAAADDAGSAVPPVENTATTDDADVATTATTVPTDVAGVPTTASTTTGGGLPGLVSSLVPVPPVLASNFPTTTTSTPVVPATSAGVPVSGGGDDDVQSTTAVGPPVVATTSTTAAAAVSGAEGVDTTSSTAVAPIVPVPTTTGGDAAAPTTTANTGVAESQGLLPITTTTNTWLPLTVVSSNPVFSGGPATASTTGLPPVVVPTSAAGVDTTTGSGEAGVIPTTSASGEPGVLPTTTGSGEAGVVPTTSVSGEPGVLPTSTGTGPISGGGAILPTTTGTLPPLVSTDASGNPLGSQTATQTGAAGVSGIFTSLTTSPTGAGAVGVSGVATTSTNTGLGPLVSGAVTTSGTGAAGVVGTASGEASGAVTTSNTLATGVPVAGVSGTVSTGAPLVSGAATAVSTGEAGVIGTTSSDSTGVVPAATGAAGTGSTVLPLVSGKPANTDTAGTAVATGPSTSNWLPANIITQAAPTTQPIPGQSQAATDIPSSIPTVLPSTLPKAIGPSDNTNQPQTSSTLIQIGFDYSLNYPFVAANPLAAAQIFQYLPEGLSYGLQVDTSNIVMHSLQPYESQNAGYIVTVALAYIPNNLVSTLDALIHTPTSRLYQDNEDQSVSSLVKLIDPTIPLIPGSQQAILGGGATVPLPGSGSGSPSGSAQGASPSQNAGWQSSGGQTTDSGTQGSIDQSVPKENPTVNRKTVGIAVGTIAGALTYGAVIFFTTKRSKKKNRIELASSGSSRLSPLGVPYYYDDVSSGSSTRSTDLSSGSRPSRGSAGRYNNGLENILPIGRHISEPVMSENSLGWA, from the exons ATGAAAACAACCCCTTTGACCGCTGTTTGGTCACTCGCGTTGCTGCTCTCTGTACAAGAAACCGACGCGTTCAAGTTCcctggtgctgctggcagTCTCCGTAAGAGCAATCCAAACAACATTAAACATATCTACTCGGCCGAGAACTCGCATGGAAGACCCAGACACTATTTACCCAAGCAGGTCAAGAGACAGATTGTAACTGCAAATGTCTCGACTCCGGCCGTgtcttcgtcttcctcatcgtcgtcgtcatcatcttcggcTTCGGAAAGTGAATGGTTCAGTTCGGGAATCCCTGAATATGCCACATCGCTAGCCTCTTCGGACGACCTGTCTTCAGCTCAGACTTCAGTTCAGACATCTGCTGCATTCTCGTCATCCCCATCTTCTGCATTTGTACCACCTgtgtcgtcgtcgtcgtcttcatcttcgtcttcgaCCTCGTCGACAACTTCGTCCTTTCCACAGgtggcagctgctggacccagcagcagcagtatcGGATCCGACGCTgttgacagcagcaccgaTGGTGCGTCTCCCAGCAGCTCTGCCGAGCCACTGGTTCCTGAAAccaccatcagcaacacCCCCGTTGTCATTATCACGAAGACCACTACGGCCACTGACTCACCTCCCGAGGCATCTTCGTCTGCAGTTGCAGCCGACCAGgacaccaccagcagctcatCGTCTGCCTCCACTGACAACTTCGAGCTCGCTTCTTCATCGCCATTGGTCTTTGAATCGACCTCGTCACTGGGTGGTCTGTCGTCCGATGCTGGTTTCCTGACCACCATCACCTCTGGCTCGCTCTCTGGCGATGTCCTGACCACGACCAGCGACCTCTCCAAACGAGAAAGCTCCTCGTCCTCACTCCTCGGCGACCTCACGAACTCGCTGTCGGCCTCGACCACCCCCtcctcgcccgactcgtCCATCTTCTCCGACCTCGAGTCGGCCTTCTCGGGCCTCCTCAGCCAGTTCTCGTCCATGCAACCCGTCTccttcaccaccaccccctccaTCACTGCTGGTAAGTACTCACACACACTCTCCCcgtgtgcctccggcggctggggctgcgccccagaccccactgctcctctcgctacgctcgagtcgttccgtccacggtcccagccatctcctgcgaagcaggagcaacggg CTCCTACCAGTGCCCCTCCTGTGGCAGCTCCGGCCACGACTTCGTCGACTGAGACCGATGATGTGGCTCCTGTGGCTCCAGCTCCGTCAGAAGGGGCTGGAACGACCACGAGTACCACGTTCGGCCCGCTTGTGACCCCGACATCGACTGCTGCCGACGTTGCagctcctcctcctcctgtGGATACCACGAGTTCGACTTCGGATAATAACGACGCGGCTCCCCCTGttgttgctcctgctactaCTTCCTCGACTACGACTACTGCTGATGCCGCGACTTCGGGTGACGATGTGGCTGTTCCTCCAGTGCCTACTACTTCAAGTACTACAGGTGACGGTGACGCGGTTGCTCCAGTGGTGGTTGCTCCTACGacatcttcttcgactcCAGTGGTAGTGGTTCCAACTACTTCGTCaactcctgctcctgctccagctgctgctggtgctggtgatgatggCGATGTGAGTACTAGTActccattggcagcagtggctCCTACTACTTCGTCGACTCCAGGTACTGATAACGCAGGTACTCCGGTTGCTCCTCCTTTGATTCCTACAACTTCAGGAACTTGGGCTCCTTTAACTACTGCTAGTACTactacagcagctgctgacgatgctggttctgctgtTCCTCCTGTTGAAAATACCGCTACTactgatgatgctgatgtcgctactactgctaccacAGTTCCAACCgatgttgctggtgttcCTACCACTgctagtactactactggtggtggatTGCCTGGTTTAGTTAGTAGTTTGGTTCCTGTTCCTCCTGTATTGGCATCGAATTTCcctactaccactacttCGACTCCTGTTGTTCCTGCTACCAGTGCTGGAGTTCCTgttagtggtggtggtgatgacgaCGTCCAGTCAACAACCGCAGTTGGTCCTCCTGTTGTtgctactactagtaccacagctgctgctgctgttagtGGTGCTGAGGGTGTTGATACTACTTCCAGTACTGCAGTGGCTCCTATTGTTCCAGTTCCTACAAccactggtggtgatgctgctgctcctactaCTACTGCAAACACTGGAGTTGCTGAATCACAGGGTCTTCTTCctattactactactaccaatACTTGGTTGCCTTTGACTGTTGTCAGCAGTAATCCGGTGTTTAGTGGTGGtcctgctactgctagtACTACTGGACTTCCTCCTGTTGTTGTTCCTActagtgctgctggtgttgataCCActactggatctggtgaAGCAGGTGTTATTCCTACTACTAGTGCATCCGGTGAACCAGGTGTTTTGCCAACTACTACAGGTTCTGGTGAAGCAGGTGTTGTTCCTACTACCAGTGTATCTGGTGAACCAGGTGTGTTACCAACTagtactggtactggtcCAATtagcggtggtggtgctattTTGCCTACTACTACCGGAACTTTACCACCTCTTGTCAGTACTGATGCATCTGGAAACCCTCTTGGCAGCCAAACAGCCACTCaaactggtgctgctggtgtatCTGGTATCTTTACCTCGTTAACCACTTCTCCTActggagcaggtgctgtgggtgtttctggtgttgctactactagtactaaTACTGGTCTTGGACctcttgtttctggtgctgttaCTACCTCTGGtactggagctgctggtgttgttggcactgcttctggtgaagcatctggtgctgttaCTACATCCAATACTTTGGCTACTGGAGTTCCAGTGGCTGGTGTTTCTGGAACGGTTTCTACAGGTGCTCCTCTTGtgtctggtgctgctactgccgTGTCGACTGGTGAAGCTGGTGTTATTGGTACTACATCCAGTGATTCAACTGGtgttgttcctgctgctactggtgctgctggtactggtagCACTGTTTTACCACTTGTTAGTGGAAAACCTGCTAATACCGATACTGCTGgtactgctgttgctacTGGACCATCAACATCCAATTGGTTACCTGCTAATATCATCACTCAAGCCGCTCCTACTACCCAGCCAATTCCTGGCCAGTCTCAAGCTGCTACTGATATTCCATCTTCTATTCCTACAGTTCTTCCTTCGACTTTGCCAAAGGCTATTGGACCCAGTGACAACACTAACCAACCACAAACATCGTCGACTCTCATTCAAATCGGTTTCGACTACTCACTCAACTATCCATTTGTGGCTGCAAACCCTCTGGCTGCTGCACAAATCTTCCAGTATTTGCCTGAAGGATTGTCGTATGGTTTACAAGTTGATACCAGTAACATTGTCATGCACAGTTTACAACCATACGAGTCTCAAAATGCCGGTTATATTGTTACTGTTGCTTTGGCATACATTCCTAATAACCTTGTGTCCACTTTGGATGCTCTTATCCATACACCCACTTCCCGTCTTTACCAAGACAATGAAGACCAAAGTGTGTCTTCGTTGGTCAAACTCATTGATCCTACCATTCCACTGATTCCCGGATCTCAGCAAGCCATTCTTGGCGGTGGTGCCACTGTTCCATTACCAGGAAGCGGTTCTGGTTCTCCCAGTGGATCTGCTCAGGGCGCGAGTCCCAGTCAAAATGCCGGTTGGCAATCATCCGGTGGTCAAACCACTGATTCTGGTACTCAAGGCTCGATTGACCAGTCGGTTCCCAAGGAGAACCCAACTGTCAATCGTAAGACTGTCGGAATTGCTGTTGGTACCATTGCAGGAGCACTTACCTACGGAGccgtcatcttcttcaccactAAACggtcgaagaagaagaacagaatCGAGCTTGCCAGCAGCGGATCCAGCCGGTTATCACCTCTTGGAGTTCCTTACTACTATGACGACGTTTCATcgggcagcagcacaagATCCACCGACTTGAGTTCGGGCTCGCGACCCTCGAGAGGCAGTGCCGGACGATACAACAACGGCCTTGAAAACATTTTACCCATTGGAAGACACATTTCCGAGCCCGTCATGAGCGAGAACTCTCTCGGATGGGCATAA
- the BRE2 gene encoding Bre2p (Subunit of COMPASS (Set1C) complex; COMPASS methylates Lys4 of histone H3 and functions in silencing at telomeres; has a C-terminal Sdc1 Dpy-30 Interaction (SDI) domain that mediates binding to Sdc1p; similar to trithorax-group protein ASH2L; GO_component: GO:0048188 - Set1C/COMPASS complex [Evidence IPI] [PMID 11687631]; GO_component: GO:0048188 - Set1C/COMPASS complex [Evidence IPI] [PMID 11742990]; GO_component: GO:0048188 - Set1C/COMPASS complex [Evidence IPI] [PMID 11752412]; GO_component: GO:0005694 - chromosome [Evidence IEA]; GO_component: GO:0000781 - chromosome, telomeric region [Evidence IEA,IEA]; GO_component: GO:0005634 - nucleus [Evidence IEA,IEA]; GO_function: GO:0042800 - histone methyltransferase activity (H3-K4 specific) [Evidence IDA] [PMID 11742990]; GO_function: GO:0042800 - histone methyltransferase activity (H3-K4 specific) [Evidence IMP] [PMID 11752412]; GO_function: GO:0042800 - histone methyltransferase activity (H3-K4 specific) [Evidence IDA,IMP] [PMID 11805083]; GO_process: GO:0006348 - chromatin silencing at telomere [Evidence IMP] [PMID 11687631]; GO_process: GO:0006348 - chromatin silencing at telomere [Evidence IMP] [PMID 11805083]; GO_process: GO:0051568 - histone H3-K4 methylation [Evidence IDA] [PMID 11742990]; GO_process: GO:0051568 - histone H3-K4 methylation [Evidence IDA,IMP] [PMID 11752412]; GO_process: GO:0051568 - histone H3-K4 methylation [Evidence IDA,IMP] [PMID 11805083]; GO_process: GO:0080182 - histone H3-K4 trimethylation [Evidence IMP] [PMID 16921172]; GO_process: GO:0080182 - histone H3-K4 trimethylation [Evidence IMP] [PMID 16980427]; GO_process: GO:0000723 - telomere maintenance [Evidence IMP] [PMID 11742990]): MDLDQQQQTQPVLAAEKKVVTASVETPAAGSGANNNNNKRQKRKKDHDWSSSHESTPVPGESAPVVVPRIRPPPLQPNDLRAVPHRPAQQPAEVLNGDNGSLPAMFMTEDHPHNKRGFRYIQCSGNPSLSSVLYAIAEVPPYAARVSYEDRSSQVFISDDALTVTSNQGFRSARANVGIREGQWYFEVKIVRANDPSDKSAPDAHVRLGITRREASLEAPAGHDAYGYGLRDVGGEKVHCSRPQSFMNESFKSGDVIGLYINIPRTDAPGKLIPPDISRDRIPIRYKGQLYFETLDYIPTKSMDELILPKTLYNKKRKDSEKFVPATIPGSYIQVFKNGKDMGIAFEDLIEFLPPHCQFQKNMAARDADDGQAGYYPTISVFRGGMARFNFGPNFEYPIENTGLVYKPLSMRYDEQIADDIVYDLIDQVDFEITDALEDAKLAREAASQAKLPHLPSTTTATTTLTNPTTSATTSTSTLRNVAAPSTSPSPAPAAANPTPNIVEIAP, encoded by the coding sequence ATGGATCtggaccagcagcaacagacTCAGCCTGTGCTGGCGGCTGAGAAGAAAGTGGTTACGGCGTCTGTAGAGACGCCGGCGGCGGGGTCAGgtgctaataataataataataaaagacAGAAACGGAAGAAGGATCACGACTGGTCGTCGTCGCATGAGTCGACACCCGTGCCTGGTGAGTCGGCGCCGGTCGTGGTTCCACGGATCCGGCCGCCTCCTCTTCAGCCAAATGATTTACGGGCTGTTCCTCATAGACCGGCTCAGCAGCCGGCTGAAGTGCTCAATGGAGATAATGGCTCGCTACCGGCCATGTTCATGACTGAAGATCATCCTCATAACAAACGTGGATTCCGTTATATACAATGCAGTGGGAACCCCAGTTTATCGTCTGTTTTATATGCCATTGCCGAGGTACCTCCTTATGCTGCTCGTGTGTCGTATGAAGACCGGTCTTCACAGGTATTCATTTCTGACGACGCTTTGACTGTCACATCCAACCAGGGTTTTAGATCTGCTCGTGCTAATGTAGGTATTCGTGAGGGTCAATGGTATTTTGAAGTCAAAATTGTTCGTGCAAACGATCCGTCGGATAAATCTGCTCCTGATGCACATGTCCGTCTGGGTATTACACGTCGTGAAGCCAGTCTCGAGGCTCCGGCTGGCCATGATGCCTATGGCTACGGACTCCGTGATGTAGGAGGTGAAAAAGTCCATTGTTCACGACCTCAATCATTTATGAACGAATCTTTCAAATCAGGTGATGTTATTGGACTTTATATCAATATTCCTCGGACCGATGCTCCTGGTAAATTAATTCCACCTGATATCTCTCGAGACAGAATCCCCATCCGATATAAAGGACAACTGTATTTTGAGACGCTCGATTATATTCCCACAAAATCCATGGACGAACTAATTCTTCCCAAAACACTGTACAACAAGAAACGAAAAGATTCTGAAAAGTTCGTGCCTGCCACCATTCCTGGCTCGTATATCCAGGTATTCAAAAACGGCAAAGATATGGGCATTGCCTTTGAAGATCTGATAGAATTCCTTCCTCCTCACTGTCAATTCCAGAAAAACATGGCTGCTCGAGACGCCGACGACGGCCAGGCCGGCTACTACCCCACCATCAGCGTTTTCCGCGGTGGAATGGCCCGATTCAACTTCGGGCCCAATTTCGAGTATCCCATTGAAAATACCGGTCTCGTCTACAAACCGCTATCCATGCGCTACGACGAGCAAATAGCAGATGATATTGTCTACGACCTCATTGACCAAGTGGATTTCGAGATCACTGACGCCCTGGAAGACGCCAAACTGGCCCGCGAAGCCGCTAGCCAAGCCAAACTCCCCCATCTGCcatccaccaccaccgccaccaccaccctcaCAAACCCGACCACAtctgccaccacctccacctccactcTCCGCAACGTCGCTGCTCCCTCAACCTCACCATCACCCGCACCAGCAGCCGCCAACCCAACACCCAACATCGTCGAGATCGCCCCATAA